From a region of the Paracoccus sp. TOH genome:
- a CDS encoding RHS repeat-associated core domain-containing protein has protein sequence MGGWLDGMTLGAGRVASRRGHEGGPASGQGTDTAPVLSDYHQQAIDASNAQTGPNGFEQGVDSAIATYNSDAVQNTLTVAPVAMAAAYGAGTAMGAGLTGTAVLSAAATAAAPAAAAVAAGMVAGFIGFKAGEALGGWAMEAMGFERIAEDGEMPATVGHPIAHVSGWSLGAMVLGAVAAVAVGVLVVATAGAALGPIMLAVAAASAAGLVGGIGFGFASVAGQYGTNKGTIKTGSANVWFRNKPVARVNDIVDCSDHAVSKVAEGAETVFANNWPIARIGHKTTCDGTINDGVPNIAIDIDTSAIALAIDVGWQSRLANLAVIAADLLPIGGRKPKGGDPSAAHAGEAPNGCRTGFGCPVDVATGRFMETRTDIAIPGTIPLVLQRTHAVESAGIQGKGWAGTWAQQLRMDPETVTFQNDEGTLITFHTPGDEVMSHNLRFPHLELLGRRSAELFVHDRRSRLFLVFADEGADTRRLSRIEDRNGNRIAFLYGPDGLRRVEHSDGFALAVHSAGGLIRHAVLDAADGEDCVFAWDYNRAGQLVQVRSSQTGDLRYDYDEQGRLTGWHDVKDTHVHYEYGADGRIRRLWSDSGHAGGTLDYDVARRRTVTRSDEGAVTVWDWTEDGVVWRETDPTGQVWLTEWDRAFHVTARVDPLGGRSTFAYDVSGNLIRATDAEGAVTQWDYGPDGLLRAVIDPAGNRSAFRHDGHGNLVGTTDALNRITSLGLGAKGEVLRIDMPGDVQERIFYDPLMRPDRFRDPDGNEVRSLRDTEGRLLWTTDQIGAATRFDVTRGPDNPRGNVRAVERPDGAVTRIEWDAEGQLSAIIDPDGNARHYRYGAFDLPLETVDAKGHRLRMEHDREMRLTAVVNERGERYEYRYDAAGRVVAERDYSGLVTRYTLDAAGRVILAAAPDGSQRHYDWSPSGRLMRMRVQDGQGLSETRFAYDQRGLLVRAENGDATVEYDYDALGRVVAERLNGREIASDYDLAGQRIARSGDVLHLTAAYSRAGLPVALTVAGHQPLSFRHDPRGLEQLRHSEAGFALSQGHTLAGNLAEQIAGPFARLPEEARLGRLGASSGFGDATRMGARLHRSYAWDRLDRATAIHDRSMGSIENRYDARGQVTARLSDKAPLQQFEYDPARNLAAVIEAGVARSVETAAGRVRRRGNVLYRHDDCGRVIEKRIEEPGFRPRIWRMEWDGLGQLVGLETPEGRRWRYRYDPFGRRVARLSGGQGAAYQWEGDRLIAEAPLAADGSAAWQAARHWVYEPGSFRPLAQVQHGALHYIVTDHIGTPREMFSEDGAEVVWRAELSLWGEIADLRRRAANDDAAPDCPIRFQGQFQDPESGLHYNRFRYYDPDAAQYLAPDPIGLEGGFRPQGYVADPNGWVDPLGLNGCGGTVPHRVTVEYDPRMPRVEFQRKAQALQQLGEQGLLSRATSPVSRDPSVTRAYRQDMIRRIWNQYGERNPAFANKLIERITQRMQPDHVHELQLNGPDAASNLRFLDSFTNWHIGTQQIWPQIRNLPPGTPIVIDIVGPP, from the coding sequence ATGGGCGGCTGGCTCGACGGCATGACCCTGGGCGCCGGGCGCGTGGCCAGCCGGCGCGGGCATGAGGGCGGCCCGGCAAGCGGGCAGGGCACCGACACGGCGCCGGTGCTGAGCGATTACCATCAGCAGGCCATCGACGCCTCGAACGCGCAGACCGGGCCGAACGGCTTCGAGCAGGGCGTCGATTCCGCCATCGCCACCTATAATTCCGACGCGGTGCAGAACACGCTGACCGTGGCGCCGGTCGCCATGGCGGCGGCCTATGGCGCCGGCACGGCGATGGGCGCGGGACTGACCGGTACGGCGGTGCTGAGCGCCGCCGCCACGGCGGCGGCGCCCGCGGCGGCGGCGGTCGCGGCCGGCATGGTCGCCGGCTTCATCGGCTTCAAGGCCGGCGAGGCGCTTGGCGGCTGGGCGATGGAGGCCATGGGCTTCGAGCGCATCGCCGAGGATGGCGAGATGCCGGCGACCGTCGGCCATCCCATCGCCCATGTCAGCGGCTGGTCGCTGGGGGCCATGGTGCTGGGCGCGGTGGCGGCGGTGGCGGTGGGCGTGCTGGTGGTGGCGACGGCCGGCGCGGCGCTGGGGCCGATCATGCTGGCGGTGGCGGCGGCCAGCGCGGCGGGCCTGGTGGGCGGCATCGGCTTCGGCTTCGCCTCGGTCGCCGGGCAATACGGCACCAACAAGGGCACCATCAAGACCGGCTCGGCCAATGTCTGGTTCCGCAACAAGCCGGTGGCGCGGGTCAACGATATCGTCGACTGCTCGGACCACGCGGTCTCGAAGGTGGCCGAGGGGGCCGAGACGGTCTTCGCCAACAACTGGCCCATTGCCCGCATCGGCCACAAGACCACCTGCGACGGCACCATCAACGACGGCGTGCCCAACATCGCCATCGACATCGACACCAGCGCCATCGCGCTGGCCATCGACGTGGGCTGGCAGAGCCGGCTGGCCAATCTTGCCGTGATCGCCGCCGACCTGCTGCCCATCGGCGGCCGCAAGCCCAAGGGCGGCGATCCCTCGGCCGCCCATGCCGGCGAGGCGCCGAACGGCTGCCGCACCGGCTTCGGCTGCCCGGTGGACGTGGCCACCGGCCGCTTCATGGAGACGCGCACCGATATCGCCATTCCCGGCACCATCCCGCTGGTGCTGCAACGCACCCATGCGGTCGAGTCCGCCGGCATCCAGGGCAAGGGCTGGGCCGGCACCTGGGCGCAGCAGCTGCGCATGGACCCCGAGACCGTCACCTTCCAGAACGACGAAGGCACGCTCATCACCTTCCACACCCCCGGCGACGAGGTGATGAGCCACAACCTGCGCTTTCCGCATCTGGAGCTGCTGGGCCGCCGCTCGGCCGAGCTGTTCGTCCACGACCGTCGCAGCCGGCTGTTCCTGGTCTTTGCCGACGAGGGCGCCGACACCCGCCGCCTGTCCCGGATCGAGGACCGCAACGGCAACCGCATCGCCTTCCTCTATGGCCCGGACGGGTTGCGCCGGGTCGAGCATTCCGACGGTTTCGCCCTGGCCGTCCACAGCGCCGGCGGGCTGATCCGCCACGCGGTGCTGGACGCTGCCGATGGCGAGGATTGCGTCTTTGCTTGGGACTACAACCGGGCCGGGCAGCTGGTGCAGGTGCGCTCGTCCCAGACCGGCGATCTGCGTTACGACTATGACGAGCAGGGCCGGCTGACCGGCTGGCACGACGTCAAGGACACGCATGTCCATTACGAATACGGCGCCGATGGCCGCATCCGGCGGCTGTGGTCCGACAGCGGCCATGCCGGCGGCACGCTGGACTATGACGTGGCGCGCCGCCGCACCGTCACCCGCAGCGACGAGGGCGCCGTCACCGTCTGGGACTGGACCGAGGACGGCGTGGTCTGGCGCGAGACCGACCCGACGGGGCAGGTCTGGCTGACCGAATGGGACCGGGCCTTCCACGTCACGGCGCGCGTGGACCCGCTGGGCGGGCGCAGCACCTTCGCCTATGACGTCTCGGGCAACCTGATCCGCGCCACCGACGCCGAGGGCGCGGTGACGCAATGGGACTATGGCCCGGACGGGCTGTTGCGCGCCGTGATCGACCCGGCCGGCAACCGCAGCGCGTTCCGTCACGACGGCCACGGCAATCTGGTCGGCACGACCGACGCGCTGAACCGCATCACCAGCCTGGGCCTTGGCGCCAAGGGCGAGGTGCTGCGCATCGACATGCCCGGCGACGTGCAGGAGCGGATCTTCTATGATCCGCTGATGCGGCCGGACCGTTTCCGCGACCCGGACGGCAACGAGGTCCGCAGCCTGCGCGATACCGAGGGCCGGCTGCTGTGGACGACCGACCAGATCGGCGCCGCGACCCGCTTCGACGTGACGCGTGGCCCTGACAATCCGCGCGGCAATGTCCGCGCCGTCGAGCGCCCGGACGGCGCGGTGACGCGGATCGAATGGGATGCCGAGGGTCAGCTCTCGGCCATCATCGACCCGGACGGCAATGCCCGCCATTACCGTTACGGCGCCTTCGACCTGCCGCTTGAGACCGTGGATGCCAAGGGCCATCGCCTGCGGATGGAGCATGACCGCGAGATGCGGCTGACCGCCGTCGTCAACGAACGGGGCGAGCGTTACGAATACCGCTATGACGCCGCCGGCCGCGTGGTGGCCGAGCGCGACTATTCCGGCCTGGTCACCCGCTACACCCTGGACGCTGCGGGACGGGTGATCCTGGCCGCCGCGCCCGATGGCAGCCAGCGCCATTACGACTGGTCGCCCTCCGGCCGGCTCATGCGGATGCGGGTGCAGGACGGGCAGGGCCTGTCCGAGACCCGCTTCGCCTATGACCAGCGTGGCCTTCTGGTGCGGGCCGAAAACGGCGATGCGACCGTCGAATACGATTACGACGCGCTGGGGCGGGTGGTCGCCGAACGGCTGAACGGGCGCGAGATCGCCTCGGATTACGACCTGGCGGGACAGAGGATCGCGCGCTCGGGCGACGTGCTGCACTTGACCGCCGCCTATAGCCGCGCCGGCCTGCCGGTGGCGCTGACCGTCGCCGGGCACCAGCCGCTGAGCTTCCGCCACGATCCGCGCGGGCTTGAGCAATTGCGCCATTCCGAGGCGGGCTTTGCCCTGTCGCAGGGCCATACTCTCGCCGGCAACCTGGCCGAGCAGATCGCCGGCCCCTTCGCCCGCCTGCCCGAGGAGGCGCGGCTGGGCCGGCTGGGCGCCTCCAGCGGCTTCGGCGATGCCACCCGCATGGGCGCGCGGCTGCATCGCAGCTATGCCTGGGACCGGCTGGACCGCGCCACCGCGATCCACGACCGCAGCATGGGCAGCATCGAGAACCGCTACGACGCCCGCGGCCAGGTGACCGCGCGGCTGAGCGACAAGGCGCCGCTGCAGCAGTTCGAATACGACCCGGCCCGCAACCTCGCGGCGGTGATCGAGGCGGGCGTGGCCCGGTCGGTCGAGACCGCCGCCGGCCGGGTGCGCCGGCGCGGCAATGTGCTTTATCGCCACGACGATTGCGGCCGGGTGATCGAGAAGCGCATCGAGGAGCCCGGTTTCCGCCCGCGCATCTGGCGCATGGAATGGGACGGGCTGGGCCAACTGGTGGGGCTGGAGACGCCCGAGGGCCGGCGCTGGCGCTATCGCTACGACCCGTTCGGCCGCCGGGTCGCGCGGCTGTCGGGCGGCCAGGGCGCCGCCTATCAATGGGAGGGCGACCGGCTCATCGCCGAGGCGCCGCTGGCTGCCGACGGCAGCGCGGCATGGCAGGCGGCGCGGCATTGGGTCTACGAGCCGGGCAGCTTCCGGCCGCTGGCGCAGGTCCAGCACGGGGCGCTGCATTACATCGTCACCGACCATATCGGCACCCCGCGCGAGATGTTCTCCGAGGACGGTGCCGAGGTGGTCTGGCGGGCCGAGCTGTCGCTATGGGGCGAGATCGCCGATCTGCGCCGCCGCGCCGCCAATGACGACGCGGCGCCGGACTGCCCGATCCGGTTCCAGGGCCAGTTCCAGGACCCGGAAAGCGGGCTGCATTACAACCGCTTCCGCTATTACGACCCCGACGCGGCGCAATACCTGGCGCCCGACCCCATCGGCCTCGAGGGCGGCTTCCGGCCCCAGGGCTATGTCGCCGATCCGAACGGCTGGGTGGACCCGCTGGGGCTGAACGGGTGCGGTGGGACGGTCCCGCATCGAGTGACGGTCGAATATGATCCAAGGATGCCCCGCGTCGAGTTCCAAAGGAAAGCACAGGCACTTCAGCAGTTGGGCGAGCAGGGCCTGTTGTCTCGTGCCACGAGCCCCGTGTCGCGCGATCCCTCGGTCACACGGGCATATCGGCAGGACATGATTCGGCGGATATGGAACCAGTATGGAGAAAGGAATCCCGCCTTTGCCAACAAGCTCATCGAGAGGATAACGCAACGGATGCAGCCGGATCATGTTCACGAGCTTCAGTTGAACGGTCCGGATGCAGCAAGTAATCTGCGATTCCTTGACAGCTTCACCAACTGGCATATCGGCACCCAGCAGATCTGGCCGCAGATTCGAAATCTGCCGCCGGGCACACCGATCGTTATCGATATTGTAGGACCACCATGA
- a CDS encoding sugar phosphate isomerase/epimerase family protein — translation MSARWTAETWPIAAAMIPFPGMLPDGSLVQDAPAGIWAATLAEVAAAGFDAVDPTDSWLRIADLDRARRAEFLDICTDLRLGIPAISTSRRSVIDPAHGADHLAYGHRVIDTAAELGVGHVSFGFFGPLTPAQQRATWFWTEQGPRNPDDPATYRLAVERIRDLARHAEGCGVTIALEMYEDTYLGTARDAVRFVTEVDHPAVRLNIDIGNLIRLHRPVEPWAEMIRLCLPFAGYWHVKNYYRMEDSATGQVMTHPAPLLGGTINWRAAINAALDLGFDSPFLVEHYGGDGLGVCAQNRDYIRTILAGRRSRHDQTV, via the coding sequence ATGAGCGCCCGGTGGACTGCGGAGACCTGGCCCATTGCCGCGGCGATGATCCCGTTCCCCGGCATGCTGCCTGACGGCAGCCTGGTGCAGGACGCGCCGGCCGGGATCTGGGCCGCGACCCTGGCCGAGGTGGCGGCGGCCGGATTCGACGCGGTGGACCCCACCGATTCCTGGCTGCGGATCGCCGACCTGGACAGGGCCCGGCGCGCGGAATTTCTTGATATTTGCACGGATTTGCGGCTGGGCATCCCGGCCATCTCGACCTCGCGGCGCAGCGTCATCGACCCTGCGCATGGCGCGGACCATCTTGCCTATGGTCACCGGGTCATCGACACCGCGGCCGAGCTGGGCGTCGGCCATGTCAGCTTCGGCTTCTTCGGGCCGCTGACCCCGGCGCAGCAGCGCGCGACCTGGTTCTGGACCGAGCAGGGGCCGCGCAACCCCGACGATCCCGCCACCTACCGGCTGGCGGTCGAGCGGATCCGCGACCTTGCACGGCATGCCGAGGGCTGCGGCGTCACGATCGCGCTGGAAATGTACGAGGACACCTATCTCGGCACCGCGCGCGACGCGGTGCGCTTCGTGACCGAGGTGGACCATCCGGCGGTGCGGCTGAACATCGACATCGGCAACCTGATCCGCCTGCATCGCCCCGTCGAGCCCTGGGCCGAGATGATCCGGCTGTGCCTGCCCTTTGCCGGCTACTGGCACGTCAAGAACTACTACCGGATGGAAGACAGCGCCACCGGGCAGGTGATGACCCATCCCGCGCCGCTTCTGGGCGGGACGATCAACTGGCGGGCTGCCATCAACGCGGCGCTGGACCTGGGCTTCGACAGCCCCTTCCTGGTCGAGCATTACGGCGGCGACGGGCTGGGCGTCTGCGCGCAGAACCGCGATTATATCCGCACCATCCTTGCCGGCAGGAGGAGCCGCCATGACCAGACTGTTTGA
- a CDS encoding 4-hydroxythreonine-4-phosphate dehydrogenase PdxA, protein MALAIGDAGGVGPELAAKLLAHDEMKDRDVIVVGDARVLRMGARHAGVDLDLPVIAADRLGKGLPAGRVMVDLANCPVEGLRLGASSAEAGAASLQNFAAVLRLAQAGLADAVMFTPFNKHSMRLARPAYVDEIGFIDATLDASRSGREFNVLDEVWNARVTSHIPLRDVASRLSVERILDSIRLTTEVMEGAGKAAPRIGVAALNPHAGDGRNFGDEDEDIIAPAIERAAAEGLKVAGPIPSDTVFVRATRGEFDAVLTMYHDQGQIAMKLMGFDRGVTLIAGYGFPIVTPAHGTAFDIAGQGKADLGATLAAARLGFDLAKLNPVRGEQRPLQAGWAAQPVGASTLAAG, encoded by the coding sequence ATGGCACTGGCAATCGGGGATGCGGGCGGTGTCGGGCCGGAACTGGCGGCAAAGCTGCTGGCCCATGACGAGATGAAGGACCGCGACGTGATCGTGGTGGGGGATGCCCGTGTCCTGCGGATGGGCGCCCGGCATGCCGGGGTCGATCTGGACCTGCCGGTGATCGCCGCCGACCGCCTGGGCAAGGGGCTGCCCGCCGGCCGGGTGATGGTCGATCTGGCGAATTGCCCTGTCGAGGGGCTGCGGCTGGGTGCCTCGTCGGCCGAGGCCGGGGCGGCCTCGCTGCAGAACTTCGCCGCCGTGCTGCGCCTGGCGCAGGCCGGGCTGGCCGATGCGGTGATGTTCACCCCTTTCAACAAGCATTCGATGCGCCTGGCGCGTCCCGCCTATGTCGACGAGATCGGCTTCATCGACGCCACTTTGGACGCCAGCCGCAGCGGCCGTGAGTTCAATGTGCTGGACGAGGTGTGGAACGCCCGGGTGACCTCGCATATCCCGCTGCGCGACGTGGCCTCGCGTCTCAGCGTCGAGCGGATCCTGGACAGCATCCGCCTGACCACCGAGGTGATGGAGGGCGCGGGCAAGGCCGCGCCGCGCATCGGCGTGGCGGCGCTGAACCCCCATGCCGGCGACGGCCGTAATTTCGGCGACGAGGACGAGGACATCATCGCCCCCGCCATCGAGCGTGCCGCGGCCGAAGGGCTGAAGGTCGCCGGCCCGATCCCCTCGGACACGGTCTTCGTGCGGGCGACGCGCGGCGAGTTCGATGCGGTGCTGACCATGTATCACGACCAGGGCCAGATCGCCATGAAGTTGATGGGCTTCGACCGGGGCGTGACGCTGATCGCGGGCTATGGTTTCCCGATCGTGACGCCCGCGCATGGCACGGCATTCGACATCGCCGGTCAGGGCAAGGCCGATCTGGGCGCGACGCTGGCTGCCGCCCGGCTGGGCTTCGATCTGGCGAAGCTGAACCCGGTTCGCGGCGAACAGCGCCCGCTGCAGGCGGGCTGGGCCGCGCAGCCGGTCGGGGCAAGCACACTCGCAGCCGGCTGA
- a CDS encoding tripartite tricarboxylate transporter substrate binding protein, with protein sequence MKHRNIGTVAALALLTALPAAAEWAPERPLEFVVASGAGGGTDNFARTIQSVLTKGKIVERPMVVLNKGGGSGAEAFLYAKQNAGDPHKVIFGTNNVYLLPHIAKLAYKAEDLQPVAALAMDEFLIWVKADAPYQTAGDLIEAAKAEPGKLPFGGSQSKDTDETLVALIEQTSGADFKYVPFNGGGEVGVQLAGGHVVANVNNPNENLGQWQAGAVRPLCVFAPQRMAESEPIHDGKGWHDIPTCKEQGLEIESYQMPRTVWLPAGVPEEVVAFYRDALKQVADSEEWKGYLGKTSQTGAFLTGEDLQKFIADSEAKTVEVFKAEGWIGE encoded by the coding sequence ATGAAACACAGGAACATCGGAACGGTCGCGGCCCTGGCGCTGCTGACGGCATTGCCCGCGGCGGCGGAATGGGCGCCCGAGCGGCCGCTGGAATTCGTCGTCGCCTCGGGCGCTGGCGGCGGCACCGACAATTTCGCCCGTACCATCCAATCGGTGCTGACCAAGGGCAAGATCGTCGAGCGGCCCATGGTGGTGCTGAACAAGGGCGGCGGCTCGGGGGCCGAGGCGTTCCTTTACGCCAAGCAGAATGCTGGCGACCCCCACAAGGTGATCTTTGGCACCAACAACGTCTATCTGCTGCCGCATATCGCCAAGCTGGCCTACAAGGCCGAGGATCTGCAGCCCGTCGCCGCGCTGGCGATGGACGAGTTCCTGATCTGGGTCAAGGCGGATGCGCCCTACCAGACCGCCGGCGACCTGATCGAGGCGGCCAAGGCCGAGCCCGGCAAGCTGCCCTTCGGCGGCAGCCAGTCCAAGGATACCGACGAGACACTGGTGGCGCTGATCGAGCAGACCTCCGGCGCCGACTTCAAGTATGTCCCCTTCAACGGCGGCGGCGAGGTCGGCGTGCAGCTGGCCGGCGGCCATGTCGTGGCCAATGTCAACAACCCGAACGAGAATCTTGGCCAGTGGCAGGCCGGCGCCGTGCGCCCGCTTTGCGTCTTCGCGCCGCAGCGCATGGCCGAAAGCGAGCCGATCCATGACGGCAAGGGCTGGCACGACATCCCGACCTGCAAGGAGCAGGGGTTGGAGATCGAGAGCTACCAGATGCCGCGCACCGTCTGGCTGCCGGCCGGCGTCCCCGAGGAGGTGGTCGCCTTCTACCGCGACGCGCTGAAGCAGGTGGCCGACTCGGAGGAGTGGAAGGGCTATCTGGGCAAGACCTCGCAGACCGGCGCCTTCCTGACTGGCGAGGATCTGCAGAAGTTCATCGCCGACAGCGAGGCGAAGACCGTCGAGGTCTTCAAGGCCGAAGGCTGGATCGGCGAGTAA
- a CDS encoding dihydroxyacetone kinase family protein, translating to MTRLFDNPEDFAATALAGFCAAHRGRVVAVPHGAVRAAPGTQGKVALLIGGGSGHYPAFLGYVGAGLADAAVAGDVFASPSTSAVAGVARAANRGGGVILGFGNYAGDVLNFGAAAERLRAEGIDARILAVTDDVASAALAERGKRRGVAGDLLVFKIAGAAAEAGLDIDAVEAVAQRANAASVSFGVAFDGCTLPGQGAPLFRVEEGGVALGLGIHGEPGIRTEAMKSAADMADLLLAPLLAERPEGHGGRVAVVLNGLGCTKYEELFVLWHHLSERLEAEGLTVVDPEVGEFVTSLDMAGCSLSILWLDDELEEYWLAPADAPAFRKGNVTPAATGAQDVVAPQVAPAQAIAPGSAESQRAGACIARLLGRLAEALAEAEEMLGQIDAQAGDGDHGQGMARGSKAAAAAARDAAEAGGGAATVLAMAGDAWADRAGGTSGALWGVALRGWGAALTDRDALTPAHVAAGAEAGLQAVLRLGGARPGDKTLVDAFLPFAETLRATVDDGAALAEAWRRAATRATEAAEATAELSPKLGRARPLAERSIGHPDAGAISLALCARVVAEELAAG from the coding sequence ATGACCAGACTGTTTGACAATCCCGAGGATTTCGCCGCGACCGCGCTTGCGGGGTTCTGCGCGGCACATCGCGGCCGCGTGGTCGCTGTCCCGCATGGCGCGGTGCGCGCGGCGCCCGGCACGCAGGGCAAGGTGGCCCTGCTGATCGGCGGCGGCTCGGGGCATTACCCGGCCTTCCTGGGCTATGTCGGCGCCGGGCTTGCCGATGCGGCGGTGGCCGGCGACGTCTTCGCCTCGCCCTCGACCAGCGCCGTCGCCGGGGTGGCGCGGGCGGCCAATCGCGGCGGCGGCGTCATTCTGGGCTTTGGCAACTATGCCGGCGACGTGCTGAATTTCGGCGCCGCGGCCGAGCGGCTGCGCGCCGAGGGGATCGACGCCCGCATCCTGGCGGTGACCGATGACGTGGCCAGCGCCGCGCTGGCCGAGCGCGGCAAGCGCCGCGGCGTGGCGGGGGATCTGCTGGTCTTCAAGATCGCCGGCGCGGCGGCCGAGGCCGGGCTGGACATCGACGCCGTCGAGGCGGTGGCGCAGCGCGCCAATGCCGCCAGCGTGTCCTTTGGCGTGGCCTTCGACGGCTGCACCCTGCCCGGGCAGGGGGCGCCCCTGTTCCGGGTCGAGGAGGGCGGCGTCGCCCTTGGCCTTGGCATCCATGGCGAGCCGGGCATCCGCACCGAGGCGATGAAATCCGCCGCCGACATGGCCGATTTGCTGCTGGCGCCGCTGCTGGCCGAGCGCCCCGAAGGCCATGGCGGCCGGGTCGCGGTGGTGCTGAACGGGCTGGGTTGCACGAAATACGAGGAGCTGTTCGTCCTCTGGCACCACCTCTCGGAACGGCTGGAGGCCGAGGGGCTGACCGTCGTTGACCCGGAGGTGGGCGAATTCGTCACCAGCCTCGACATGGCGGGATGCTCGCTGTCGATCCTCTGGCTCGACGACGAGCTGGAGGAATACTGGCTCGCGCCCGCCGATGCGCCGGCCTTCCGCAAGGGCAATGTGACCCCTGCCGCGACCGGGGCGCAGGACGTCGTCGCGCCGCAGGTCGCGCCGGCGCAGGCCATCGCGCCCGGCTCGGCCGAGTCGCAACGGGCCGGGGCCTGCATTGCCCGGCTTCTGGGCCGGCTGGCCGAGGCGTTGGCCGAGGCCGAGGAGATGCTGGGCCAGATCGACGCCCAGGCGGGCGACGGCGATCACGGCCAGGGCATGGCGCGCGGCTCGAAGGCGGCGGCGGCGGCGGCGCGCGATGCGGCCGAGGCCGGCGGCGGCGCGGCGACGGTGCTGGCCATGGCCGGCGATGCCTGGGCGGACCGGGCCGGCGGCACTTCCGGGGCGTTGTGGGGCGTGGCCCTGCGCGGCTGGGGCGCGGCGCTGACCGACCGGGACGCGCTGACGCCCGCCCATGTCGCCGCCGGCGCCGAGGCGGGGCTGCAGGCGGTGCTGCGCCTGGGCGGCGCCCGTCCCGGCGACAAAACGCTGGTCGATGCCTTCCTGCCCTTTGCCGAGACGCTGCGCGCCACGGTGGATGACGGCGCCGCGCTGGCCGAGGCCTGGCGACGTGCCGCGACGCGCGCCACCGAGGCGGCCGAGGCGACGGCGGAGCTGAGCCCGAAACTGGGGCGTGCCCGTCCGCTGGCCGAGCGCAGCATCGGCCATCCCGATGCCGGCGCGATCTCGCTGGCGCTTTGCGCGCGGGTGGTGGCCGAGGAACTCGCCGCAGGCTGA
- a CDS encoding tripartite tricarboxylate transporter TctB family protein, with product MTVRRFHAEIGTAIGTGALGVAAVIGAAELGHGWEESGPQSGYFPFYVGLILIGASLWNLVAAFIRHRSAQAHAAAGGAIEEPFLDGERLRRLGRFLAAMLAFVVATLALGIYVGSAGYIAWNAWRQGGYRLPVALAIGIGFAAALYLIFEVAFLMPLLKGPIEPLLGIY from the coding sequence ATGACAGTCAGACGTTTTCATGCCGAGATCGGCACCGCGATCGGGACCGGCGCGCTTGGGGTGGCCGCGGTGATCGGCGCGGCCGAACTGGGCCATGGATGGGAGGAAAGCGGCCCGCAATCGGGCTATTTTCCGTTCTATGTCGGGCTGATCCTGATCGGTGCCAGCCTCTGGAACCTGGTGGCGGCCTTCATCCGACATCGCAGCGCCCAGGCCCATGCCGCCGCCGGCGGGGCGATCGAGGAGCCGTTCCTGGACGGTGAGCGGCTGCGGCGCCTGGGCCGCTTCCTGGCGGCCATGCTGGCTTTCGTGGTCGCGACGCTGGCGCTTGGCATCTATGTCGGCTCGGCCGGCTATATCGCCTGGAACGCCTGGCGGCAGGGCGGCTATCGCCTGCCGGTGGCGCTGGCGATCGGCATCGGCTTCGCCGCCGCGCTCTACCTGATCTTCGAGGTGGCGTTCCTGATGCCGCTTCTGAAGGGGCCGATCGAGCCCCTGCTGGGCATCTACTGA
- a CDS encoding GntR family transcriptional regulator has product MPDTPNRIERHSLHEAILTRLRDMIIEGELAPGTRINEGQVGAFLGVSRTPLREAIKFLASEGLIELIPSRGAVVKKFTPKEVRDMIDVLRTLEQHAARRACEVATDAGIAQVRDLHDRMLDCYRRRDRLAYYKLNQGIHTAIVALADNAALADVHALLQTRLKRIRFIGHEGPEKWASAVAEHEEMIAALEARDADRLAAIIGQHLDQAWERVKHALAD; this is encoded by the coding sequence TTGCCCGATACGCCGAACCGTATCGAGCGGCATTCGCTGCACGAGGCGATCCTGACCCGCCTGCGCGACATGATCATCGAGGGCGAGCTGGCCCCCGGAACCCGGATCAACGAGGGCCAGGTCGGCGCCTTCCTGGGCGTCTCCCGCACTCCGCTGCGCGAGGCGATCAAGTTCCTGGCCAGCGAGGGGCTGATCGAGCTGATCCCCAGCCGCGGCGCGGTGGTGAAGAAATTCACCCCCAAGGAGGTGCGGGACATGATCGACGTGCTCCGCACGCTGGAACAGCATGCCGCCCGCCGCGCCTGCGAGGTCGCCACCGATGCCGGCATCGCCCAGGTGCGCGATCTGCACGACCGGATGCTGGACTGCTATCGCCGTCGCGACCGGCTGGCCTATTACAAGCTGAACCAGGGCATCCACACCGCCATCGTGGCGCTGGCCGACAATGCGGCGCTGGCCGATGTGCATGCGCTGCTGCAGACCCGGCTGAAGCGGATCCGCTTCATCGGCCACGAGGGGCCCGAGAAATGGGCCAGCGCCGTCGCCGAGCACGAGGAGATGATCGCTGCGCTGGAGGCGCGCGACGCCGATCGCCTGGCCGCGATCATCGGCCAGCACCTGGACCAAGCCTGGGAGCGGGTGAAGCACGCCCTGGCCGACTGA